The proteins below come from a single Plantactinospora sp. KBS50 genomic window:
- a CDS encoding DUF4397 domain-containing protein: MTPPAPGIRPPRPGLARAGAVLLAAVLSVVPLGPAATALAAAPVGYVRLAHLSPDTPAVDVYLSKATAGAEPQVFRAVGYGQLSPYLPTPAGRYAVAMRKAGAPADQPPVLTTEVAVTAGQAYTVAGVGRYADLGLRVLDDDLTAPPDGRAKVRVVQASVKAPVLDVAAENGPTVATGVQFGTTTGYADVQPGSWRLQLSPPGARPTSTDVTLAGGAVYSLLVLDADGGGLRTELRTDARGGTVVPAGGVAAGGGGTAPGGGSRLPLPLALGALALLAAAGLAAAAGPAIRRRARTTW; encoded by the coding sequence ATGACACCCCCCGCACCCGGAATCCGTCCACCCCGGCCCGGACTCGCCCGAGCCGGCGCCGTGCTGCTGGCCGCCGTGCTGTCCGTCGTGCCGCTCGGCCCGGCCGCCACCGCCCTGGCCGCCGCGCCCGTCGGTTACGTACGGCTGGCCCACCTGTCCCCCGACACGCCCGCGGTGGACGTCTACCTCAGCAAGGCCACCGCCGGGGCCGAGCCGCAGGTGTTCCGGGCCGTCGGCTACGGCCAGCTCTCCCCGTACCTGCCGACGCCGGCCGGCCGGTACGCGGTGGCCATGCGCAAGGCCGGTGCGCCGGCCGACCAGCCGCCGGTGCTCACCACCGAGGTCGCGGTGACCGCCGGCCAGGCGTACACGGTGGCCGGGGTGGGCCGCTACGCCGACCTGGGCCTGCGGGTCCTGGACGACGACCTGACCGCGCCGCCGGACGGCCGCGCCAAGGTCCGCGTGGTGCAGGCGTCGGTGAAGGCCCCGGTGCTGGACGTCGCCGCCGAGAACGGGCCGACGGTGGCCACCGGCGTGCAGTTCGGCACCACCACCGGATACGCGGACGTCCAACCGGGATCCTGGCGGCTCCAGCTCTCCCCGCCCGGTGCCCGACCCACCAGCACGGACGTCACGCTGGCCGGCGGCGCCGTGTACTCGCTGCTGGTGCTCGACGCCGACGGGGGCGGACTGCGCACCGAGCTGCGGACGGACGCCCGGGGCGGCACCGTCGTACCGGCCGGCGGGGTGGCGGCCGGTGGCGGCGGCACGGCCCCCGGCGGCGGATCCCGGCTCCCGCTCCCGCTCGCGCTCGGCGCGCTGGCCCTGCTCGCCGCCGCCGGCCTGGCCGCCGCGGCCGGACCGGCGATCCGGCGCCGCGCCCGCACCACCTGGTGA